ACCCACTTCGCGCTCTCCTTGCCGCATTGCTCGCAGACGAAGACCTTGCGACCTTTTTCCATGGGCTAATTATACATTAGGCGTTGGCCTGGCTCAACGAAGATATTAATAGCTTTAGTCTTCATTAATAAAACACCTCCACGCCTCTAGCTTCCAACTCAGGTATATATGTATCTGTCGAATCTTCGTTTAACGGGTTGCCCACTATGTTAAGGGAGTCACCGGATGAGATTCCTGAATTTATTACAAGAGCCTGTATGTCAGTAATATCGTTTTGTTCAAGCGATATAACATCAAGGTTTACCAGATATGATAAACCGTTAATCTCGTTGATATTATTAAAATCGAGATTCAACGTTGTCAGCATGTTAAGCCCGGACATGTCAGGGATGCTGTTTATGTGATTCATGCTTATATCCATCTCTTCTAGTTTGCTTAAATTACATAGAGGAGATATGTCATTTATTTCATTATATTGAGCGTCAAGGATTTCCAGTTTAACGAGGCTGGCTAACGGTGTAATGTCAACTATATCGTTAAAGTAGATATTCAAGATTTCCAGGCTAGTAAGGCTTGATAGTAATGAGACGTCATCTATGCCGTTGGCCCCGAGGTCCAAATATGTAAGATTGGCAAGAGAGGAAAGTGATGAAAAGTCACTTATTTTATTTCTGTAAAGGATTAACTCTCTGAGATTAACAAGGTTTGAGAGAACTTCGATGTCATTTATCTCATTTCCAGACAAGTCTAACGACGTCAATCCAGTCAGGCCTGAAAGCGGCGAGATATCAGTAATTTCATTGTAGGAAAGAACCAATGTGGTCAATTTGGTTAATCCTGCGAGTGGTGAAATATCGCTAATCATATCACCCCAGCTTCCGCCAATGCTTAGGTGGGTCAAGTTGGTGAGGTTTGATAGTGTAGCTATGTTGCTAATCCCGGAATTTGCGTCGAGATTTAAGGTTTCCAAGTTGACCAAACCCGAGATGGGGGAGATATCGCTCAATTTATTCCAGCTAATATTCAGGACGGTTAGATTTGTGAGTCCCGCGATAGGGGATAGATCACTTATTTCTTCATTATCGAGATCGAGCACTTCTAGATTGATGCAATGTTCAAGGCCTGTGAGGTCGGTAATGTGTTGGAAAGTTGATACTGTGTCTAGCTCCGTCAGTCCTTCAAGGTCGGATTGATTTATTTCTCCGCTGGGCTTGTCTATGGCCTCGCGGATGGCGGCCTCAAGGTTGGGGTCGGGGAAGCTGATACCGCCGGGGGAGGAGTCGCCGCAGCCTGTTGCGAGCGCGGCCGGCAGAATCAGGCACAACGCTAAGACAAGGTAAATAAGTTTAGTTTTCATCGAAAGTAACCTCCACACCCCTTGCTCCCAGCTGAGGAATGTATGTATTCAGAGAATCTTCGTCAAGCGGGTTATCCCTAATATTAACACTGTCGCCGGAAGAGAGTCCGGTATTCTTAATCAGAGGCTCTATGCTGGTTATCTGATTACAGTCCAGTGATAACTCATCAAGATGCATAAGGTTGGACAGGGGAGAAATATCGGTTATCTGGTTACCTCCGATGTTTAGAACCTCCAGATTTGCCAGGTTAGACAGTGCGGATATTTCACTAAAATTGTTGTTATATGAAATGGATAGCCAGGTAAGACCAGTGAGGTTTTCCAGCGGTGCAATATCGCTTATTTGATTTCCGCTAAGCAATAACATATCCAAGTTTGTGAGATTTGCTAGCGGAGAGACATCTACTATATTATTATAGCGAAGGTCTATTCCTTCTAATTTGGTGCAATACTCAATGCCGGTAATATCTGCGATGCTCATATCTCTGGCATTGAGTGAATACAATCCTTCGAGGTCTGAAGCATTGATGGGGCCGCTGGGCTTGTCTATCGCCTCGCGGATGGCGGCCTCAAGGTTGGGGTCGGGGAAGCTGATACCGCCGGGGGAGGAATCGCCGCAGCCTGTAACTGGTAACGCGATGGTAAGCGCGCATATCGCGCAGATGATTAAACGGACTAATGATTTCCTCATGGCTTGTCTCCTGTCAGGTATGTTGAATGTCTGCCCTGTAAGCACAAATTTACTTCCCTCAATAACAAGCAACTTGCTCAAAAGATGATGCGGAGTCGTCGAATGGCAGGGGTAATGGCAGTTACCACTATGAGGCATAGTATAAAGCATGA
This is a stretch of genomic DNA from Dehalococcoidia bacterium. It encodes these proteins:
- a CDS encoding leucine-rich repeat domain-containing protein, giving the protein MKTKLIYLVLALCLILPAALATGCGDSSPGGISFPDPNLEAAIREAIDKPSGEINQSDLEGLTELDTVSTFQHITDLTGLEHCINLEVLDLDNEEISDLSPIAGLTNLTVLNISWNKLSDISPISGLVNLETLNLDANSGISNIATLSNLTNLTHLSIGGSWGDMISDISPLAGLTKLTTLVLSYNEITDISPLSGLTGLTSLDLSGNEINDIEVLSNLVNLRELILYRNKISDFSSLSSLANLTYLDLGANGIDDVSLLSSLTSLEILNIYFNDIVDITPLASLVKLEILDAQYNEINDISPLCNLSKLEEMDISMNHINSIPDMSGLNMLTTLNLDFNNINEINGLSYLVNLDVISLEQNDITDIQALVINSGISSGDSLNIVGNPLNEDSTDTYIPELEARGVEVFY
- a CDS encoding leucine-rich repeat domain-containing protein, coding for MRKSLVRLIICAICALTIALPVTGCGDSSPGGISFPDPNLEAAIREAIDKPSGPINASDLEGLYSLNARDMSIADITGIEYCTKLEGIDLRYNNIVDVSPLANLTNLDMLLLSGNQISDIAPLENLTGLTWLSISYNNNFSEISALSNLANLEVLNIGGNQITDISPLSNLMHLDELSLDCNQITSIEPLIKNTGLSSGDSVNIRDNPLDEDSLNTYIPQLGARGVEVTFDEN